The Phoenix dactylifera cultivar Barhee BC4 unplaced genomic scaffold, palm_55x_up_171113_PBpolish2nd_filt_p 000845F, whole genome shotgun sequence genome includes a window with the following:
- the LOC120107376 gene encoding norbelladine 4'-O-methyltransferase 2-like gives MLEDGFTKPNTIIAQVFRTKKDNLFDFALVDADKLNYGKYHERLLKLVKVGGVIAYDNTLWSGSVAVPVNPSYPEEFIEVRNLQVKFNDFLAADSRIDIS, from the exons ATGCTAGAAGATGGATTTACTAAGCCTAATACGATCATAGCTCAAGTTTTTAGG ACAAAGAAAGATAACCTCTTTGATTTTGCTTTAGTGGATGCCGACAAGTTAAATTATGGGAAATACCACGAACGTTTGCTAAAACTTGTCAAAGTTGGAGGAGTTATTGCATATGATAATACGCTTTGGTCTGGTAGTGTAGCTGTTCCAGTGAATCCATCCTATCCCGAGGAGTTCATTGAAGTGAGAAACCTTCAAGTGAAGTTTAATGATTTCTTAGCTGCTGATTCTCGCATTGATATATCATAA